Proteins encoded in a region of the Isosphaeraceae bacterium EP7 genome:
- a CDS encoding ATP-dependent Clp protease ATP-binding subunit, with product MYERFTDRARKVMQLANQEAQRFNHEYVGTEHVLLGLVKEGSGVAANVLKNLDVDLRKIRVEVEKIVQSGPDMVTMGKLPQTPRAKKVIEYAIEEARNLNHNYVGTEHLLLGLLREQEGVAAQVLMNLNLKLEEVREEVLNLLGHGMDAGGGGEGERAAAKGGKSKTPALDSFGRDLTELARQAKLDPVIGRANEIERVVQILSRRQKNNPVLLGEAGVGKTAIVEGLAQLIVDGNVPELLRDRRIVVLDLAMMVAGTKYRGQFEERIKAVMNEVRRAKNTILFIDELHTLVGAGGAEGAIDASNVLKPALARGEVQCIGATTLDEYRKYIEKDGALERRFQTIVVEPPSKSEALEILRGLRDRYESHHRVQITDEALEAAIELSDRYITGRCLPDKAIDVIDEAGARVRLKAMTRPPDLKELDEQIERLNHDKEEAVANQDFERAASLRDQADKLKKKKETINREWRERSKEVDGTVDEEVVAEVVSKMTGIPLTRLEAEETARLLKMEEELQTKVISQTEAIKRISKAVRRSRAGIKNPKRPIGCFIFAGPTGVGKTHLAKSLAEFMFGDADALIQIDMSEYMEKHNVSRLIGAPPGYVGYEEGGQLTEKIRRRPYAVVLLDEIEKAHPDVYNMLLQIMEEGRLTDSFGRTVDFKNTIIIMTTNAGAEATSTSNIFGFDRGRDSAASYEEMKTRLMASIEKYFRPEFLNRLDDVIVFHSLTRENLKKIVDIELSKVRGRLRDRGLELVLSDGAKEFLIDKGFNADYGARPLRRSIENYIEDPLSEEILKGTFKGKDTINARVEGEGEDRVLAFDPSNKAEAELAEAASTSGPAPEATPS from the coding sequence ATGTATGAACGCTTCACCGATCGTGCCCGCAAGGTGATGCAACTGGCCAATCAGGAGGCCCAGCGCTTCAACCACGAGTACGTCGGCACGGAACACGTCCTGCTCGGGCTGGTGAAGGAGGGCAGCGGCGTCGCCGCCAATGTCCTGAAGAACCTCGACGTTGACCTGAGGAAGATCCGCGTCGAGGTCGAGAAGATCGTCCAGTCCGGCCCCGACATGGTCACGATGGGCAAGCTGCCCCAGACCCCTCGGGCCAAGAAGGTCATCGAATACGCGATCGAAGAAGCCCGCAATCTGAATCACAATTACGTGGGCACCGAACACCTCCTGCTCGGCTTATTGCGCGAGCAAGAGGGGGTCGCCGCCCAGGTATTGATGAACCTCAACTTGAAGCTTGAAGAAGTCCGTGAGGAGGTGCTCAACTTGCTCGGTCACGGGATGGACGCAGGCGGTGGTGGCGAAGGTGAACGCGCCGCCGCGAAAGGTGGGAAGTCCAAGACTCCGGCCTTGGACTCATTCGGCCGCGACCTGACCGAACTGGCTCGGCAAGCCAAGCTTGACCCGGTCATCGGCCGCGCCAACGAAATCGAGCGAGTGGTTCAAATCCTCTCGCGCCGCCAGAAGAACAACCCGGTGCTCCTGGGCGAGGCGGGCGTGGGCAAGACGGCCATCGTCGAGGGGCTCGCGCAGCTCATCGTCGACGGCAACGTGCCCGAGCTGCTTCGCGACAGGCGGATCGTGGTGCTCGACCTGGCGATGATGGTCGCCGGTACCAAGTACCGCGGCCAGTTCGAAGAGCGCATCAAGGCCGTGATGAACGAGGTGCGCCGGGCCAAGAACACGATCCTGTTCATCGATGAGCTGCACACGCTCGTCGGTGCAGGCGGCGCCGAGGGGGCCATCGACGCCTCCAACGTGCTGAAGCCGGCCCTGGCCCGCGGCGAAGTCCAGTGCATCGGCGCCACTACCCTCGACGAGTACCGCAAGTACATCGAGAAGGACGGTGCGCTCGAACGCCGGTTCCAGACCATCGTGGTCGAGCCCCCCAGCAAGTCCGAGGCCCTGGAGATTCTCCGAGGCCTGCGCGACCGCTATGAGTCTCACCACCGGGTCCAGATCACCGACGAGGCCCTGGAAGCCGCCATCGAGCTCTCCGACCGCTACATCACCGGCCGATGCCTGCCGGACAAGGCCATCGACGTCATCGACGAGGCGGGCGCACGCGTCCGCTTGAAGGCGATGACCAGGCCCCCGGACCTGAAAGAGCTGGACGAGCAGATCGAGCGCCTTAACCACGACAAGGAAGAGGCCGTCGCCAACCAGGACTTCGAGCGGGCCGCATCGCTCAGGGACCAGGCCGACAAGCTCAAGAAGAAGAAAGAGACCATCAACCGCGAGTGGCGCGAGCGCTCCAAAGAGGTTGACGGCACCGTCGACGAGGAAGTCGTCGCCGAGGTCGTCAGCAAGATGACCGGCATCCCGCTGACGAGGCTGGAGGCCGAGGAGACCGCCCGTCTCCTCAAGATGGAAGAGGAACTCCAGACCAAGGTCATCTCGCAGACCGAGGCGATCAAGCGCATCAGCAAGGCCGTGCGCCGGAGCCGGGCGGGGATCAAGAACCCCAAGCGCCCGATCGGCTGCTTCATCTTCGCCGGGCCGACCGGCGTGGGTAAGACGCACCTGGCCAAGAGCCTCGCCGAGTTCATGTTCGGCGATGCCGATGCCCTGATCCAGATCGACATGTCCGAGTACATGGAGAAGCACAACGTCTCGAGGCTGATCGGAGCCCCTCCGGGCTACGTCGGCTACGAGGAGGGCGGCCAGCTCACGGAGAAGATCCGCCGGCGGCCCTACGCGGTGGTCCTGCTCGACGAGATCGAGAAGGCCCATCCCGACGTCTACAATATGCTCCTCCAGATCATGGAAGAGGGCCGGCTGACCGACAGCTTCGGCCGCACCGTCGACTTCAAGAACACGATCATCATCATGACCACCAACGCGGGGGCCGAGGCGACCTCGACCTCGAACATCTTCGGCTTCGATCGCGGACGCGACAGCGCCGCGTCGTACGAGGAGATGAAGACCCGCCTGATGGCCTCGATCGAGAAGTACTTCCGTCCCGAGTTCCTCAACCGGCTCGACGACGTGATCGTGTTCCACAGCCTGACCCGAGAGAACCTCAAGAAGATCGTCGACATCGAGCTGTCCAAGGTCCGCGGCCGCCTCCGCGATCGTGGCCTGGAGCTGGTGCTCAGCGACGGTGCCAAAGAGTTCCTCATCGACAAGGGCTTCAACGCCGATTACGGTGCCCGGCCGCTTCGCAGGTCGATTGAGAACTACATCGAAGACCCGCTCTCCGAGGAGATCCTCAAGGGGACCTTCAAGGGGAAAGATACCATCAACGCCCGCGTCGAGGGAGAAGGGGAGGACCGCGTCCTCGCCTTCGACCCCTCGAACAAGGCCGAGGCCGAGCTGGCCGAGGCCGCGAGCACCTCGGGCCCCGCGCCCGAGGCGACCCCTTCCTGA
- a CDS encoding DUF1501 domain-containing protein, with amino-acid sequence MIRVLGGRKQLCDGLTRRDLLHAGGLSLFGMGLTDANISALQAASAAAAPGETLPGFGKAKACILLFLYGSPSQLETFDPKPAAPSGIRGEWGSIPSNVPGMDVCEMLPKMSRVMDRATVIRSMTHPHPLHGVAFATSGIPRILGPEELNPRDTSHWPFMGSVVEYADRMKAAHGAADVPGNLVLPFAFSSQRIGEVARAGPYAGFLGGAYDPISVDFDGKATKNAKKTLRDMTWDQPEPYRGITPESRFRVGPPMGSNPGVDLTFDRLDRRRSLLDQFERARANAPDDDSGIERHRSMAYSMLGSPRLRQAFDLDRESADTREMYGMTLFGQATLTARRLVEAGGRFITVFWDEYGLAGTGWDTHWDHYNRMRDELLPGLDQTLSALLLDLDRRGMLDETLVLCLSEHGRTPQITTGQGGGRDHWSRCYSTLLAGGGIARGRVVGRSDKVAGDPVDHPVSPKDILATTYHLLGVAPDTMLADRQGRPMPLTQDAKVIAEALA; translated from the coding sequence ATGATCCGAGTTCTTGGCGGTCGGAAGCAGCTCTGCGATGGCCTGACCCGGCGGGACCTGCTGCACGCGGGTGGCCTGAGCCTCTTCGGGATGGGCTTGACCGACGCCAACATCTCGGCGCTCCAGGCCGCCTCGGCCGCCGCCGCCCCCGGCGAGACACTGCCCGGCTTCGGCAAGGCCAAGGCCTGCATCCTCCTGTTCCTGTATGGCTCACCCAGCCAGCTCGAGACCTTCGACCCCAAGCCGGCCGCCCCTTCGGGGATTCGCGGCGAGTGGGGCTCGATCCCGTCGAACGTCCCCGGCATGGACGTCTGCGAGATGCTGCCGAAGATGTCTCGGGTGATGGACCGGGCCACCGTCATCCGGTCGATGACCCACCCACACCCGCTGCACGGCGTCGCCTTCGCCACCTCGGGCATCCCGCGCATCCTCGGGCCCGAGGAGCTGAACCCACGCGACACGTCGCACTGGCCCTTCATGGGCTCGGTCGTCGAGTACGCCGATCGCATGAAGGCCGCCCATGGCGCGGCCGACGTCCCGGGCAACCTGGTCCTGCCGTTCGCCTTCAGCAGCCAGCGCATCGGCGAGGTCGCCCGCGCGGGCCCCTACGCCGGGTTCCTCGGCGGCGCCTATGACCCGATCTCCGTCGACTTCGATGGCAAGGCGACCAAGAACGCCAAGAAGACGCTGCGCGACATGACCTGGGACCAGCCCGAGCCCTATCGCGGGATCACCCCCGAGAGCCGGTTCCGAGTCGGCCCCCCCATGGGCAGCAATCCCGGTGTTGACCTGACCTTCGATCGGCTCGATCGCCGCCGCTCCCTGCTCGACCAGTTCGAACGAGCCAGGGCCAATGCCCCCGACGACGACTCGGGCATCGAGAGACATCGCTCGATGGCCTATTCGATGCTCGGCTCGCCCAGGCTCCGCCAGGCGTTCGACCTCGATCGTGAGTCGGCCGACACCCGCGAGATGTACGGGATGACCCTGTTCGGCCAGGCGACTCTCACCGCCCGCAGGCTGGTCGAGGCCGGCGGCCGGTTCATCACCGTCTTCTGGGATGAGTATGGCCTGGCCGGGACCGGTTGGGACACCCACTGGGACCACTACAACCGGATGCGCGACGAGCTGCTCCCCGGGCTCGACCAGACCCTCTCGGCGCTGCTGCTGGACCTGGACCGGCGGGGGATGCTCGACGAGACCCTGGTCCTCTGCCTCAGCGAGCACGGCCGGACTCCGCAGATCACCACGGGGCAGGGGGGAGGCCGCGACCACTGGTCGCGCTGCTACTCCACGCTGCTCGCCGGAGGCGGGATTGCTCGGGGCCGCGTGGTCGGCCGCTCGGACAAAGTCGCCGGCGACCCGGTCGACCATCCCGTCTCTCCCAAGGATATCCTGGCGACGACCTATCACCTGCTCGGGGTCGCCCCCGACACGATGCTCGCCGACCGCCAGGGGCGGCCGATGCCGCTGACCCAGGACGCCAAGGTCATCGCCGAGGCGCTCGCCTGA
- a CDS encoding amidohydrolase family protein has translation MVEEPYIDAHSHIWTPDTAHYPLAEGYAKADMQPPSFTSEELLKTCRPSRVGRVNLIQMSYYGFDNSYMLDMIRLYPDRFVGTAIVDPFGADPAHAMRELATKGVRAFRIQSVGSYVRTGASAAEYAKFPPARWLGHPGYDRMFAEAAKSGLVLSCLVGPDAFPEIDRMAAIHPDAPIILDHLGRIGVDGTIRDRDVDAMLALARYKRTYVKLGAFYALGKKTPPYLDLGPLIRRVVAAFGPERCMWESDCPFQVVDQPYDASIALIRDRLDFLDAEAKAWLLGRTAEALLFKPRRG, from the coding sequence GTGGTCGAAGAACCTTACATCGACGCCCATTCCCACATCTGGACGCCCGACACGGCGCATTATCCCCTGGCCGAAGGCTACGCCAAGGCCGACATGCAGCCGCCGTCGTTCACGTCCGAGGAACTCCTCAAGACGTGCCGCCCCTCGCGCGTGGGTCGGGTCAACCTGATCCAGATGAGCTACTACGGGTTTGACAACTCGTACATGCTCGACATGATCCGGCTCTACCCCGACCGATTCGTGGGGACCGCGATCGTCGACCCATTCGGCGCAGATCCCGCGCATGCTATGCGCGAACTCGCCACGAAAGGTGTGCGAGCCTTCCGGATCCAGTCGGTCGGTTCTTATGTCCGCACCGGCGCGTCGGCGGCGGAGTACGCCAAATTCCCGCCTGCTCGCTGGCTCGGCCATCCTGGATACGATCGGATGTTCGCCGAGGCCGCGAAAAGTGGCCTGGTCCTGAGCTGCCTGGTCGGCCCCGACGCCTTCCCCGAGATCGACCGGATGGCCGCCATCCACCCGGACGCTCCCATCATTCTCGACCACCTGGGCCGGATCGGTGTCGACGGCACAATCCGCGACCGGGACGTCGACGCGATGCTGGCGCTGGCCAGGTACAAACGGACTTACGTCAAGCTCGGGGCCTTCTATGCACTGGGCAAGAAGACCCCTCCTTATCTCGATCTGGGCCCGCTGATCCGCCGCGTGGTCGCCGCCTTCGGCCCGGAACGCTGCATGTGGGAGAGCGATTGCCCGTTCCAGGTCGTCGACCAACCTTACGACGCGAGCATCGCGTTGATTCGCGACCGGTTGGACTTCCTCGATGCCGAGGCCAAAGCCTGGCTGCTCGGCCGGACCGCCGAGGCGTTGCTATTCAAGCCGCGTCGTGGCTAA